A section of the Streptococcus oriscaviae genome encodes:
- a CDS encoding MerR family transcriptional regulator gives MTITGLTKRTLHYYDRVGLLPAEKLENGYRSYSQEDLIRLQKILFLKALDFSIKDIQNLIDLTDEDLRPILEKQEKVFALKIKELQEKERQLQAFLSGQPLLDLDIFEKPLSDQYKVEAEMRYGDTPAYQIFQERQEKLDTNQKGTEQERLEQIFQLFSQQTHLPYDAPEVKQLVEEWRRALLAFSDFSDQVLVYIAQTYEDDPRFKQYFQKYGNPDLPAFIKKAVKAHLGL, from the coding sequence ATGACCATCACAGGTTTGACCAAGAGGACCCTACATTATTATGATCGGGTTGGATTATTGCCAGCAGAGAAGTTAGAGAATGGCTACCGTAGTTATAGTCAGGAAGACTTGATCCGACTGCAGAAAATTCTCTTTCTAAAGGCTTTGGATTTTTCCATCAAGGACATTCAGAACCTAATCGATTTGACTGATGAGGATCTTCGTCCCATCTTAGAAAAACAAGAGAAGGTCTTTGCCTTGAAAATCAAGGAGCTACAAGAAAAGGAAAGACAATTACAGGCCTTTCTATCTGGCCAGCCCCTGTTAGATTTAGACATATTTGAAAAGCCACTTTCAGATCAATATAAGGTGGAAGCGGAAATGCGGTATGGAGATACTCCAGCCTATCAGATCTTCCAAGAACGTCAGGAAAAACTAGACACAAACCAAAAGGGGACCGAACAAGAACGATTGGAACAAATTTTTCAGCTCTTTAGTCAACAGACGCATCTCCCTTATGATGCACCTGAAGTAAAGCAGTTAGTGGAGGAATGGCGACGGGCTCTGCTTGCCTTTAGTGACTTTAGCGATCAGGTCTTGGTTTATATTGCGCAAACCTACGAAGACGACCCTAGGTTCAAGCAGTATTTCCAAAAATACGGCAACCCAGACTTACCAGCTTTTATCAAAAAAGCAGTGAAAGCCCATTTGGGGTTGTGA